Genomic segment of Vallitalea longa:
AAACTCTTTTATATACCAATAATATGGCAAAATAAAAGATTTCTTACTATAACTTTAGTTAAAATAAGAAATCTTTATCATTAATATTATTTAATTATTCATTTTTATTATTATGTCAACTATAAACTTATCCTTTTACCGATCCAGATACAAGCCCTGAGATAATCTGTTTCTGCATTAACATATATATTATGATACTAGGAATCGTAACTAATACTGTAGCTGCAAACATTGCACCATAGTCACTGGCGAATGAACTCTTGAAATAATAAAGTGCTATAGGAAGAGTTCTGTTCATTTTGTCCCCTGTGAGAGTCAATGCGAATTGGAATTCATTCCAGCAGAATAGAAATTGAAGTACACCTGCTGTTGCAAAAGCTGGACGAGTAAGTGGTAAAATAATCTGCATAAATGTTCTGAAGAAACCTGCTCCATCAATATATGCAGCCTCTTCTAATGTATACGGTATCGTCTGGATATAACTCATCATTATATAGAAGGTTGTAGGCATACCAAGGGCTGCGTATACAATAATAAGTCCTGAAAGTGTATCATACAAATGTGTTGCAGAAAGTGTGTTGTATAATGGCTGTAAAAGAGCTGCTCCAGGAATTACTAGTGCAAGTGAAAATGCAATTATGATTGTTTTCTTCAATTTGAATTTACACCTAACAATTACATACGCTGCCATAGAAAATATAATCAAATTCAGTGCTGTAGCAATAATCGAAACCACTACACTATTTTTATAAAAAGTAACAAGTGGCGCAATATTGAATGCTGATACATAATTACTGAATTGTAATCCATTTGGAAATCCCGAAACTGATGACATAATATCTGCATTACCTTTAAATGAAGATGCGAATACCCAGATAAAAGGAACTACGGATATTATGACAATAAATGATACGAATATGAATGTCAATATTTTTTTAATTGGTGTTATTGCTCTCATTATCTGTCCCCCCTTATCGTTCTTTATCCATTCTATAGATTTTACGAACAGAAATAAGTGTAATAAGACCTAATACTATTAAAATTACACCTTGTGCATTTGCAAGTCCGTAGTTATTGTCTACAAGTGCTGTCTTATAGAGATACATCGGCATATTCATTGTTCTAGCCCCAGGTCC
This window contains:
- a CDS encoding carbohydrate ABC transporter permease, with translation MRAITPIKKILTFIFVSFIVIISVVPFIWVFASSFKGNADIMSSVSGFPNGLQFSNYVSAFNIAPLVTFYKNSVVVSIIATALNLIIFSMAAYVIVRCKFKLKKTIIIAFSLALVIPGAALLQPLYNTLSATHLYDTLSGLIIVYAALGMPTTFYIMMSYIQTIPYTLEEAAYIDGAGFFRTFMQIILPLTRPAFATAGVLQFLFCWNEFQFALTLTGDKMNRTLPIALYYFKSSFASDYGAMFAATVLVTIPSIIIYMLMQKQIISGLVSGSVKG